The proteins below are encoded in one region of Hordeum vulgare subsp. vulgare chromosome 3H, MorexV3_pseudomolecules_assembly, whole genome shotgun sequence:
- the LOC123439228 gene encoding putative E3 ubiquitin-protein ligase SINA-like 6 has translation MQAAGASASSEERSRASPSAMEKGGDQSAKKARLELELAKGPVKGEMVVLEPAEQSTTMDVCVMMDVAVLRCPICNRPFKPPVFQCSGGHLACAQCRGERPGSQWQCQRCERGGCFDVRNAAMDAVVSSARVECPHDGCALYVTYHKLDDHRLACPRAPCKCAVPGCSFDGPPPALLGHLSSVHSVPAHRVQYGMVLHLQVPVAEPRRLLLGEEDGGAFLVVGGSVGLGAPIAVSVVCIRAGAFPLPHYEAKLWANGGSDTVHADFQVTSSKEPGAVAMEELTFLTVPPKLLAGAGPARTVSLHIRIDKIAS, from the exons ATGCAGGCTGCTGGCGCCAGTGCTAGTTCGGAGGAAAGGAGCAGGGCCTCGCCGTCGGCCATGGAGAAGGGCGGCGACCAGAGCGCCAAGAAGGCGAggctggagctggagctggccAAAGGCCCGGTGAAGGGAGAGATGGTCGTGCTCGAGCCGGCGGAACAGAGCACGACGATGGATGTCTGCGTGATGATGGACGTCGCCGTGCTCCGCTGCCCCATCTGCAACCGCCCCTTCAAGCCCCCCGTCTTCCAG TGCAGCGGCGGGCACCTGGCATGCGCCCAATGCCGCGGCGAGCGCCCGGGGAGCCAGTGGCAGTGCCAGAGGTGCGAGCGCGGCGGCTGCTTCGACGTCCGCAACGCGGCGATGGACGCCGTCGTCTCCTCGGCCAGGGTCGAGTGCCCGCACGACGGCTGCGCGCTCTACGTCACCTACCACAAGCTTGACGACCACAGGctcgcgtgcccgcgcgcgccctgCAAGTGCGCGGTCCCCGGCTGCAGCTTCGACGGCCCGCCGCCGGCGCTGCTCGGCCACctcagctccgtccactccgtgcCCGCGCACAGGGTGCAGTACGGCATGGTGCTCCACCTGCAGGTGCCAGTGGCAGAACCGCGGCGCCTGCTACTGGGGGAGGAGGACGGCGGTGCGTTCCTCGTCGTCGGCGGCTCGGTCGGCCTGGGCGCGCCCATCGCCGTCTCTGTGGTGTGCATCAGAGCGGGGGCGTTCCCGCTGCCGCACTACGAGGCCAAGCTCTGGGCAAACGGCGGGTCCGACACTGTCCATGCGGACTTCCAGGTGACGAGCAGCAAGGAGCCCGGCGCGGTCGCCATGGAGGAGCTGACCTTCTTGACGGTTCCGCCCAAGCTGCTGGCCGGAGCTGGGCCGGCCAGGACGGTGTCTCTCCACATTCGCATAGACAAGATCGCCTCCTGA